One genomic segment of Leptospira kirschneri serovar Cynopteri str. 3522 CT includes these proteins:
- a CDS encoding tetratricopeptide repeat protein: MTFNTTIITVITLFLFNCTSGQKTVDSGLSQELVIRSKIQSIDSQLSSSQLDEKKRSSLLMEKAKLLIQIESYKEATVVLKEIQNSKEGKSLEHLDHYLGTAYLGINDTENAIVHFRKSESVDKNYESTNRKKMYAKALYQEEKYGLALGILGRASREKDFEKDILFYETVANSFMRIKEFKRCQMVLEEGLQKFPESPVLKEIQEQLSQVLPR, translated from the coding sequence ATGACATTCAATACAACAATCATTACTGTAATAACGTTATTTCTATTTAACTGTACTAGCGGTCAAAAAACCGTGGATTCCGGACTTTCTCAGGAATTAGTGATCCGTTCCAAAATTCAATCGATTGATTCTCAACTTTCCTCTTCGCAATTAGATGAAAAAAAACGTTCTTCTTTGTTGATGGAAAAGGCGAAGTTACTGATTCAAATTGAATCTTATAAAGAGGCAACTGTTGTCTTAAAAGAGATTCAAAATTCCAAAGAAGGCAAAAGTCTAGAACATTTAGATCATTATTTAGGGACTGCTTATTTAGGAATCAATGATACTGAAAACGCGATCGTTCATTTTAGAAAGTCCGAGTCCGTAGATAAAAACTACGAATCTACAAATCGTAAAAAGATGTATGCAAAAGCTCTCTATCAAGAGGAAAAATACGGTTTGGCTCTGGGAATTTTAGGTCGTGCCTCCAGAGAAAAAGATTTCGAAAAAGATATTCTATTTTATGAAACCGTTGCAAATAGTTTTATGCGAATTAAGGAATTCAAAAGATGTCAGATGGTTCTGGAAGAAGGGCTTCAGAAATTTCCGGAGAGTCCGGTTCTGAAGGAAATTCAAGAGCAACTTTCTCAGGTTCTTCCAAGATAA
- a CDS encoding LIC_12586 family protein, translated as MARVRNKIVPGDLIRSLGSFLFFLKENRKTKITLILFILTISIYTILVESVGYYVRNYLLDLRGVKELSRNFINKELGRAVTLGVVEYDFPNAVVFEDFRISSEEDFALNHILFRTNKIRFRLGGLWKGRPFVRGIVVKDSSINIDLQDQISGELIGYIQKINIPEIRLMNTTITISRDGEEILNALKGIDIVITKQPEGVIISVSDSLFPFPYSRYIQGTFETKFHSDESKSSFRFQNVKAEKVRGIYSLFGKIAPSSGKISGEYEILLNGKKVSVVGKNRFTNVSGKILQELPLGLKIPDLKDADLIHEMDLKLDEIGEKQIHTFTKEENLFRITYKMNPKKLSTWEVFADWKNVRELKSIFQFPGDLEILEGGLELKGKWEETGNYGDWIKSEVFLSLSGFYWKDPFLDFRLDEAKANILTGNTLEFNAKGSLFQEPIRTKIVGKTGWKKSVRGNGTFYYPLYSDWKWELDLDRISVKNFLPVYHLWKNWIRTDIKTRQEKLVPEIRWTRTPFYKYLMEYTTFTVQWKSKAFRFGEKDLGNLTLNGKVVPFFSRLDLKGFREGNQFLEAFANFTFGQDNPYMDLRIKTSEMPWEESVNGFCGSWVVPETVTSDTTIRLFGDDFLALHNSLNVSHNVIFNRSRFQDKRSFPLNLREPFDFGYEHNLLPTLSYYRNIFWKNETADLKGYGAVEGNRVRISANGMLNDTFISRKFKEESGECKLESVGDR; from the coding sequence TTGGCCCGGGTTCGGAACAAAATCGTTCCCGGTGATCTCATCCGTTCTCTCGGGTCTTTTTTATTTTTTTTAAAAGAAAACCGAAAAACTAAAATCACACTTATCTTATTTATTCTCACGATTTCTATTTATACGATCTTAGTCGAGTCCGTCGGATATTACGTACGAAATTATCTTCTGGATCTGAGAGGAGTAAAGGAACTTTCCAGAAACTTTATCAACAAGGAACTAGGAAGGGCTGTGACTTTAGGCGTTGTGGAGTATGATTTTCCAAACGCCGTCGTATTTGAAGATTTTAGGATTTCTTCCGAAGAAGATTTTGCGCTTAACCATATCTTATTTCGAACCAATAAGATTCGATTTCGACTGGGAGGTTTGTGGAAAGGACGTCCTTTTGTTCGAGGAATTGTAGTAAAGGATTCCTCGATCAATATAGATCTGCAGGATCAGATTTCGGGAGAACTTATAGGTTATATCCAAAAAATTAATATTCCAGAAATTCGTTTGATGAATACTACGATAACAATTTCTCGCGATGGGGAAGAGATTCTAAATGCGTTAAAGGGAATCGATATAGTAATCACCAAACAGCCCGAAGGTGTAATTATCTCTGTTAGCGATTCCTTATTTCCGTTTCCGTATTCCAGATATATTCAGGGAACGTTCGAAACCAAGTTTCATTCGGACGAATCCAAAAGTAGTTTCCGTTTTCAGAATGTAAAAGCCGAGAAGGTTCGGGGAATTTATTCGCTGTTTGGAAAGATTGCCCCTAGTTCCGGAAAAATCTCAGGCGAATACGAGATTCTTTTAAACGGAAAGAAAGTCTCCGTAGTAGGTAAAAACCGATTCACCAATGTGTCGGGTAAAATTTTACAGGAACTCCCCTTGGGTTTGAAAATTCCGGATTTAAAAGACGCGGATCTGATTCATGAAATGGATCTAAAGTTAGACGAAATAGGGGAAAAACAAATTCATACCTTTACAAAAGAAGAAAACCTGTTTCGTATAACGTATAAAATGAATCCTAAAAAACTTTCCACTTGGGAGGTTTTTGCGGATTGGAAAAACGTTCGTGAATTAAAATCTATTTTTCAATTTCCGGGAGATCTGGAAATTTTAGAAGGTGGACTTGAGTTAAAAGGTAAATGGGAAGAGACAGGAAATTACGGGGATTGGATCAAAAGTGAAGTTTTTTTGAGTCTTTCTGGTTTTTATTGGAAGGATCCTTTTTTAGATTTCCGTTTGGATGAAGCAAAGGCCAACATTCTGACCGGAAATACGTTAGAGTTTAACGCAAAAGGAAGCCTGTTTCAAGAACCGATTCGGACTAAGATTGTCGGCAAAACCGGTTGGAAAAAATCGGTCAGAGGTAATGGCACTTTTTATTATCCTCTCTACAGCGATTGGAAATGGGAACTCGATCTGGATCGGATTTCTGTGAAGAATTTTCTTCCAGTTTATCATTTGTGGAAGAATTGGATTCGTACCGACATTAAAACTCGCCAAGAAAAATTAGTTCCGGAAATCCGTTGGACCAGAACACCATTTTACAAATATCTAATGGAATATACTACGTTTACGGTTCAATGGAAATCGAAGGCGTTTCGTTTTGGAGAAAAGGATTTAGGAAACCTTACTTTAAACGGTAAGGTGGTTCCGTTTTTTTCCAGATTGGATTTAAAAGGTTTTAGGGAAGGAAATCAATTTTTAGAAGCGTTTGCGAATTTCACTTTCGGTCAGGACAATCCATATATGGATCTTAGGATAAAAACTTCGGAAATGCCCTGGGAAGAATCTGTAAATGGTTTTTGCGGATCTTGGGTCGTTCCGGAAACGGTTACTTCGGATACTACGATTCGACTTTTCGGGGACGACTTTTTAGCACTTCATAATTCTTTAAATGTTTCGCATAACGTAATTTTTAATCGATCTCGTTTTCAGGATAAAAGATCTTTTCCTTTAAATCTTAGAGAACCTTTCGATTTTGGATACGAACATAATCTTTTGCCTACATTGTCATACTATAGAAATATCTTTTGGAAAAACGAAACGGCGGATTTAAAGGGTTATGGAGCCGTGGAAGGCAACCGAGTTAGAATCAGCGCCAATGGAATGTTGAACGATACGTTTATCAGTAGGAAGTTTAAGGAGGAGTCCGGAGAATGCAAACTGGAATCGGTCGGAGACAGATAA